A genomic window from Candidatus Tumulicola sp. includes:
- a CDS encoding NADH-quinone oxidoreductase subunit N, with the protein MMTSVGVDYSILAPELALAAAGLLVLLLDLILRNASRWLLYTTGIIGCIAAFAFMLPLYGKTQSTLNGAFANDKFSWGFDTLLVLTLAVVFLLSSLKRAEDGGNPASYASLLILCTIGGTVMAGATNLIGIFLGIELLSLSLYVLAGTGFPRESSQEAALKYVMLGSLASGFLIYGSALLYGAGGSIALSALTKAAAVSSPLFIAGFALFVVGLAFKLALAPFHLWTPDVYEGSPLAVTAFMAVAVKAASFAVLARVAYTVFGHASDALIPLWALAILSMLVGNLGAIRQRNLKRLLAFSSIAQAGYVVVALAGVGASGLSSLLFYLFAYAFMNLGAFAVIGLVGDGSEAYADIDAYRGLFFRRPWVAAAMALFLMSLAGIPGTAGFYGKVLLLVQGFTAGPWGVALGISLIAGTLVSFYVYFKVIWQMFVPVEGEAPQIADGTAASWLAVGLGAAGVIVLGVLPQMFFTYVVAAPP; encoded by the coding sequence ATGATGACAAGCGTCGGCGTCGACTATTCGATTCTCGCGCCGGAGCTCGCGCTCGCTGCCGCAGGCTTGCTGGTGCTGCTCCTCGATCTGATCCTGCGCAACGCGTCGCGCTGGCTGCTGTACACCACCGGGATCATCGGATGCATCGCGGCGTTCGCGTTCATGCTGCCGCTCTACGGCAAGACGCAGTCCACCCTGAACGGAGCGTTTGCCAACGACAAATTCTCGTGGGGCTTCGACACGCTGCTGGTATTGACGCTGGCGGTGGTTTTTCTGCTGTCATCGCTCAAACGCGCGGAAGACGGCGGGAACCCCGCCTCGTACGCGTCGCTGCTGATCCTGTGCACCATCGGCGGCACGGTGATGGCGGGCGCGACGAATCTCATCGGCATCTTCCTAGGGATCGAGCTGTTATCGCTGTCGCTTTACGTGCTGGCGGGTACGGGTTTCCCGCGCGAGTCGTCGCAGGAGGCGGCGCTGAAGTACGTCATGCTCGGATCGCTGGCGTCGGGGTTTCTCATCTACGGTTCGGCTCTGCTGTACGGCGCCGGCGGCAGCATCGCGCTCTCAGCCTTGACCAAGGCTGCGGCGGTCTCTTCGCCGCTGTTCATCGCCGGTTTCGCTCTCTTCGTCGTCGGATTGGCGTTCAAGCTCGCGCTCGCGCCATTCCACCTATGGACGCCCGACGTCTACGAGGGCTCGCCGTTGGCGGTGACGGCGTTCATGGCTGTGGCCGTCAAAGCCGCTTCGTTCGCGGTGCTGGCGCGGGTCGCGTACACGGTCTTCGGCCACGCGAGCGACGCGCTGATACCGCTATGGGCGCTTGCGATCCTTTCCATGCTGGTCGGCAATCTCGGCGCCATCCGCCAACGCAACCTCAAACGGCTGCTCGCTTTTTCAAGCATCGCGCAGGCCGGTTACGTCGTGGTCGCGCTCGCTGGAGTCGGCGCAAGCGGACTATCGTCGCTGCTCTTCTATCTGTTCGCGTACGCATTCATGAATTTGGGCGCGTTCGCGGTCATCGGGCTTGTCGGCGACGGCAGCGAAGCCTACGCCGACATCGATGCATATCGCGGACTGTTCTTCCGGCGGCCTTGGGTCGCGGCGGCAATGGCTCTTTTCCTGATGTCGCTTGCAGGCATCCCCGGCACCGCCGGCTTCTACGGCAAGGTCTTGCTGCTCGTGCAAGGCTTCACGGCCGGGCCGTGGGGCGTCGCCCTGGGCATAAGCTTGATCGCCGGCACGCTCGTGTCGTTCTACGTCTACTTCAAAGTGATCTGGCAGATGTTCGTGCCGGTCGAGGGTGAAGCGCCGCAGATCGCCGACGGCACAGCGGCGTCATGGCTTGCCGTCGGGCTTGGCGCCGCCGGCGTCATCGTGCTCGGCGTGTTGCCGCAGATGTTCTTCACCTACGTGGTGGCTGCTCCGCCGTAA
- a CDS encoding NADH-quinone oxidoreductase subunit M: MLIDVIIFLPLAAALLMLLIPRTSSGVLKAAALAGSLATFILSALVVPLAPNGVTQQVVPWITSGVVASYHVSLGGINVFFVLLTTFVAVPAVWAAWTYANATRLRGYLMLLLAFEWTLLGLFTAGNLLLFYIYWDLMLIPVFLLLVGYAVSPQARRAAWGYLIYNGAGGLILLAGVIGLVVQTHTFEVVGATSGLPAGLEWWLFAAFALAFLIKTPVFPFHAWMPDTYTQSPPPLVAMVSGVQSKAGLYGLIVFALPLFPNAAHAWAPLLLVLAVCSVVYGAFAALAQNNAKTLVAFSSLSHLGLVILALFAFSFSVVQISVLMIVSHGLISAALFLLLGFIEERVGTCELGSFGGLSVRAPRFGVFMLIASMAALGLPGLSGFAGEFLIFLSAWQTQPVFVAISLVSVVIACVYVLKLFQSSMHGPEKLPAGAVRDGLELRPREFALVAPLLAAIIFLGLWPAWLNDRVPASNAVTQASAASMESK; encoded by the coding sequence ATGTTGATCGACGTCATCATCTTCTTGCCGCTTGCCGCCGCGCTCTTAATGCTGCTGATCCCGAGGACCAGCAGCGGCGTGCTCAAAGCCGCGGCGCTCGCGGGCAGCCTCGCGACGTTCATCCTGAGCGCGCTGGTCGTGCCGTTGGCGCCGAACGGCGTCACGCAACAGGTCGTACCGTGGATCACGAGCGGCGTGGTCGCCTCGTATCACGTGAGCCTGGGCGGCATCAATGTGTTCTTCGTCCTGCTGACGACCTTCGTGGCCGTCCCCGCGGTGTGGGCAGCCTGGACCTACGCCAACGCGACGCGCTTGCGCGGCTATCTGATGCTGTTGCTCGCGTTTGAGTGGACCCTGCTCGGCTTGTTCACCGCCGGCAACCTTCTGCTGTTCTACATCTATTGGGATCTGATGCTGATCCCCGTGTTCTTGCTGCTCGTCGGTTATGCTGTCTCTCCGCAAGCGCGCCGAGCGGCATGGGGCTATCTCATCTACAATGGCGCGGGCGGTTTGATCTTGCTTGCCGGCGTCATCGGGCTGGTCGTGCAGACGCACACCTTCGAGGTGGTCGGCGCCACGTCCGGATTGCCGGCAGGGCTGGAGTGGTGGTTGTTCGCGGCGTTCGCGTTGGCGTTCCTCATCAAGACGCCGGTCTTCCCGTTCCATGCATGGATGCCCGACACGTACACGCAGTCGCCGCCGCCGCTGGTCGCTATGGTCTCCGGCGTTCAGAGCAAGGCGGGGCTCTACGGCTTGATCGTGTTCGCGCTGCCGCTCTTCCCGAATGCCGCGCATGCATGGGCGCCGCTGCTCCTCGTGCTGGCGGTGTGCAGCGTCGTCTACGGCGCTTTCGCTGCGCTCGCGCAGAACAACGCCAAGACGCTCGTCGCGTTTTCTTCGCTCTCGCATCTGGGGCTCGTCATCTTGGCGCTGTTCGCCTTCAGCTTCTCGGTCGTGCAGATCAGCGTGCTCATGATCGTCAGCCACGGTCTCATCTCGGCAGCGCTCTTCTTGCTGTTGGGGTTCATCGAAGAGCGGGTCGGCACGTGCGAGCTCGGATCGTTCGGCGGCTTGAGCGTGCGCGCGCCGCGCTTCGGCGTCTTCATGCTGATCGCGTCCATGGCGGCGCTGGGGTTGCCCGGCTTATCCGGATTTGCGGGCGAGTTTCTCATCTTCCTGAGCGCCTGGCAGACGCAACCTGTGTTCGTCGCGATCTCTCTCGTCTCGGTGGTCATCGCCTGCGTCTACGTGTTGAAGCTTTTCCAGTCGTCGATGCATGGACCTGAGAAGCTGCCCGCCGGGGCGGTTCGTGATGGGCTCGAGCTGCGACCGCGCGAGTTCGCCCTCGTCGCACCGCTGCTTGCAGCCATCATCTTCTTGGGGCTGTGGCCGGCATGGCTGAATGATCGCGTGCCCGCCTCCAATGCGGTGACCCAGGCGAGCGCAGCGAGCATGGAATCTAAATGA
- the nuoL gene encoding NADH-quinone oxidoreductase subunit L produces the protein MDQFVSIAAPLILFLPLIGAAAITIFGPYVHRYACALVANLSIFLSFALTAALAILTFRLAPEQQVAYAHSYADGFWAHLPSYLNISFRLLTDPLALIWMLIITGVGFLIHLYSVGYMAESKNYRTFFAHMNLFVFTMLLLVMSDNFLWLLVGWAGVGLASYLLIGFDTDRPAAVVAARKALIMNVIGDVGIMVAMFLMYAHTGSVAFSNVFAAVGSIPTSALDWIGIWLLVGAVAKSAQLPLHTWLPDAMEGPTPVSALIHAATMVTAGVYLVARAHPIYDQAPLAAEIVAVVGAATALFAATIGCVQYDIKRVLAYSTMSQIGYMILGVGVGAYAAGAFHFMTHAFFKALLFMAAGIVIHNLAGEQDIRKMGGLAKRMPLAYWTFLIGTLAIAGIFPFAGFFSKDAVLDAALRLNHPWLFGAGVVAAGLTAFYMFRLLFVSFFGQYRGEHEPHAGKARSMTIPVVILSALSIAGGWLVFPGHDALSGALSATFADARLPQSMAEFNWLLSLGVLALALAGVGVAYYFYQANPAARERARAVLEPVRTLVFNAYYIDALYHWLFEKPAYALADAFARFVEPAAIGGVPRAFAWMATLLGGLSQKWETGYLRRYGLTIVVGVALLLLWYLYVTRGSLAAGTL, from the coding sequence ATGGATCAGTTCGTCTCGATCGCCGCGCCTCTCATCTTGTTCTTGCCCCTCATCGGCGCGGCGGCGATCACCATCTTCGGACCATACGTCCATCGGTACGCTTGTGCGCTCGTCGCCAATCTCTCGATCTTCTTGTCCTTCGCGCTGACCGCGGCGCTTGCGATCCTCACCTTTCGCCTGGCGCCGGAGCAGCAGGTCGCCTACGCGCATAGCTATGCTGACGGTTTTTGGGCGCACCTGCCCTCGTACTTGAACATCTCGTTCCGGCTGCTCACCGACCCGCTCGCGCTCATCTGGATGCTGATCATCACCGGAGTCGGTTTCCTCATCCACTTGTATTCGGTGGGCTACATGGCCGAGTCGAAGAACTACCGCACGTTCTTCGCGCACATGAATCTCTTCGTCTTCACCATGCTGCTGCTGGTGATGTCGGACAACTTCTTATGGCTTCTGGTGGGCTGGGCCGGCGTGGGCCTCGCCTCATACTTGCTGATCGGTTTTGACACCGACCGGCCCGCCGCGGTGGTGGCAGCGCGCAAAGCGCTCATCATGAACGTCATCGGCGACGTCGGCATCATGGTCGCTATGTTCCTCATGTATGCGCACACCGGCAGCGTGGCGTTTTCCAACGTCTTCGCAGCGGTAGGGTCCATCCCGACCTCGGCGCTCGATTGGATCGGCATCTGGCTTTTGGTGGGCGCCGTCGCCAAGTCGGCGCAGCTGCCGCTGCACACATGGCTCCCCGACGCGATGGAGGGGCCGACGCCCGTGAGCGCCCTGATCCACGCGGCCACCATGGTGACGGCCGGCGTGTATCTCGTCGCTCGCGCACATCCTATCTACGACCAAGCGCCGCTGGCGGCGGAGATCGTCGCGGTCGTCGGCGCTGCCACGGCGCTGTTCGCCGCCACCATCGGCTGCGTGCAGTACGATATCAAACGCGTGCTGGCGTACTCGACGATGAGTCAGATCGGCTATATGATCTTGGGCGTGGGCGTCGGGGCGTATGCCGCGGGCGCGTTTCACTTCATGACGCACGCCTTTTTCAAGGCGCTGCTCTTCATGGCGGCCGGCATCGTGATCCACAACCTCGCGGGGGAGCAGGACATCCGCAAGATGGGCGGGTTGGCCAAGCGCATGCCGTTGGCATACTGGACGTTCCTGATTGGCACGCTCGCCATCGCCGGCATTTTCCCGTTCGCCGGCTTCTTCTCAAAAGACGCCGTGCTCGATGCTGCGCTGCGCCTGAACCATCCTTGGCTCTTCGGTGCCGGCGTCGTGGCCGCCGGCTTGACGGCGTTCTACATGTTCCGCCTTCTCTTCGTGTCTTTTTTCGGCCAATACCGCGGCGAGCATGAGCCGCATGCCGGCAAAGCGCGAAGCATGACGATCCCGGTCGTCATCCTTTCGGCGCTGTCGATCGCCGGCGGCTGGCTCGTGTTTCCCGGTCACGACGCGCTCAGCGGCGCGCTCTCCGCCACGTTCGCGGATGCGCGCTTGCCCCAAAGCATGGCCGAATTCAACTGGCTGCTGTCGCTGGGCGTGCTCGCACTGGCACTCGCCGGCGTCGGCGTGGCATACTATTTCTACCAAGCGAATCCGGCAGCGCGCGAGCGGGCCCGAGCCGTCCTGGAGCCCGTGCGCACACTGGTTTTCAACGCGTATTACATCGACGCGCTGTACCATTGGCTCTTTGAGAAGCCGGCCTACGCGTTGGCGGACGCGTTCGCGCGCTTTGTCGAGCCCGCCGCGATCGGCGGCGTGCCCCGCGCGTTTGCCTGGATGGCCACGCTGCTCGGGGGCCTCTCCCAAAAATGGGAAACCGGCTACTTGCGGCGCTACGGCCTGACGATCGTGGTGGGCGTCGCCTTGTTGCTGCTGTGGTACCTCTACGTCACGCGCGGTTCGCTGGCGGCCGGGACGCTGTAG
- the nuoK gene encoding NADH-quinone oxidoreductase subunit NuoK: protein MPQVPLSLYLGLSAALFVIGVIGFLLRRNPLTMLMAIELMWNAGNLAFVAFARDFVDMSGQIFVFIVITVAAAEAAIALAIVVMVFRRRREVDVDDISVLRD from the coding sequence ATGCCGCAGGTCCCGCTGTCGCTCTATCTCGGTCTGTCCGCGGCGCTGTTCGTCATCGGCGTCATCGGTTTTCTGCTGCGCCGCAATCCGCTGACGATGCTCATGGCCATCGAACTGATGTGGAACGCCGGCAACCTCGCGTTCGTCGCGTTCGCGCGTGATTTCGTGGATATGTCGGGCCAGATCTTCGTGTTCATCGTCATCACCGTAGCGGCGGCTGAAGCGGCGATCGCGCTTGCGATCGTGGTGATGGTGTTCAGACGGCGTCGCGAGGTGGACGTCGACGACATCTCGGTGCTGAGAGACTGA
- a CDS encoding NADH-quinone oxidoreductase subunit J produces the protein MIALFWICAAVALISGVGVIASRQPVHSVVGLIVNFAALAVLFLSLSADFLAMIQIIIYAGAILVLFLFVIALLTVGAQPVEVGPGRLQFQTLPSVVAGLSALVVMGLSVRGAGWGPAAASAPADFGSVATFGGELLTTHLFAFEVTAFILLVAIIGVVLMAGRKEVRF, from the coding sequence ATGATCGCGCTCTTTTGGATCTGCGCCGCGGTCGCTCTGATCTCCGGCGTGGGCGTCATCGCGAGCCGGCAACCCGTGCATTCGGTGGTGGGCTTGATCGTCAACTTCGCAGCGCTGGCGGTGCTGTTCTTGAGCCTGTCCGCCGACTTCTTGGCGATGATCCAGATCATCATCTACGCAGGCGCCATCCTCGTCCTGTTCCTTTTCGTCATCGCGCTGTTGACCGTCGGCGCCCAGCCGGTCGAAGTCGGACCTGGGCGATTGCAGTTCCAGACGTTGCCGTCGGTCGTCGCGGGCCTGTCGGCGCTCGTGGTGATGGGCCTGAGCGTGCGCGGCGCAGGCTGGGGTCCCGCGGCCGCGTCGGCGCCTGCAGATTTCGGCAGCGTCGCCACGTTCGGGGGCGAGCTGCTCACCACGCACCTCTTCGCGTTTGAAGTGACCGCCTTCATCTTGCTGGTCGCCATCATCGGCGTCGTGCTGATGGCGGGGCGCAAGGAGGTGCGCTTCTAG
- the nuoI gene encoding NADH-quinone oxidoreductase subunit NuoI, producing the protein MLNALWGIIAGLATTLKYLFMKKSTIDYPREAYPHPERFRGVHELRKYDDGMERCIGCELCAVACPANAITVIGAENDPAKPVSPGERYGYRYEIDMLRCIFCGWCEEACPTDAIVLTPRFDIADYTRDRLVFGKDKLLVRDPFTQHLANTESAVETDPGVVP; encoded by the coding sequence ATGCTTAACGCTTTGTGGGGCATCATCGCCGGCCTCGCCACGACGCTGAAATACCTCTTCATGAAGAAGTCAACCATCGATTATCCGCGCGAGGCCTACCCGCACCCCGAGCGCTTCCGCGGCGTGCACGAATTGCGCAAATACGACGACGGCATGGAGCGCTGCATCGGGTGCGAGCTGTGCGCAGTGGCATGCCCGGCGAACGCGATCACGGTGATCGGCGCCGAGAACGACCCGGCGAAGCCTGTGTCTCCGGGCGAGCGCTACGGTTATCGCTACGAGATCGATATGCTGCGCTGCATCTTCTGCGGCTGGTGCGAAGAGGCGTGCCCGACCGACGCCATCGTGCTCACGCCGCGCTTCGACATCGCGGACTACACGCGCGACCGGTTGGTCTTCGGCAAAGACAAACTTCTCGTGCGCGATCCGTTCACGCAGCATCTGGCGAACACGGAGAGCGCGGTTGAGACCGATCCGGGCGTCGTGCCGTAG
- the nuoH gene encoding NADH-quinone oxidoreductase subunit NuoH produces the protein MTPLQLWVLIIAIKAGVLIFVVVTAFAYLMLFERKLLAWFQLRVGPIWCGPWGLMQPAADAVKLVLKEDLTPQDADPFIYKIAPALAVLTALLAYAVIPFGTFPDGSPISIANPNVGILYLLAVGSIGIYGIALGGWSSQSKWPLLGAIRATAQMISYELAMGLAIVGVLLLAGTTDIAAIVNAQSKHHVWFILPQIVGFVIYGITATAETNRAPFDLPEAETELVAGFHTEYSSLRFGTFFVAEYVNMITVSAIATLLFLGGGDGPFVQQVPWLTILWFVVKVGLLLFGFIWLRATLPRLRYDRLMAFGWKVLLPVAILNLLVTATLVALGVVHA, from the coding sequence GTGACGCCGCTTCAGCTGTGGGTCTTGATCATCGCCATCAAGGCCGGCGTCTTGATCTTCGTCGTCGTCACGGCGTTCGCGTACCTGATGCTGTTCGAACGCAAATTGCTGGCGTGGTTCCAGCTGCGCGTGGGGCCGATCTGGTGCGGGCCTTGGGGACTCATGCAGCCCGCCGCCGACGCGGTCAAACTGGTGCTGAAGGAAGACCTGACGCCGCAAGACGCCGACCCCTTCATCTATAAGATAGCGCCCGCGCTTGCCGTGTTGACGGCGCTGCTCGCATACGCCGTGATCCCATTCGGGACGTTTCCTGACGGCTCGCCGATCTCAATCGCGAACCCCAACGTCGGCATTCTGTACCTGCTGGCGGTCGGTTCGATCGGCATCTATGGCATCGCGTTGGGGGGCTGGTCCTCGCAGTCGAAGTGGCCGCTGCTCGGCGCCATCCGCGCCACTGCGCAGATGATCTCCTACGAACTCGCCATGGGACTTGCGATCGTCGGAGTGCTGCTGCTCGCGGGCACGACCGATATAGCGGCCATCGTCAACGCGCAATCAAAGCATCACGTGTGGTTCATCCTGCCGCAGATCGTCGGCTTCGTCATCTACGGCATCACTGCCACCGCGGAGACCAACCGCGCCCCGTTCGATCTTCCGGAGGCGGAGACGGAGCTGGTCGCCGGCTTCCACACCGAGTATTCAAGCCTGCGCTTCGGCACGTTCTTCGTCGCTGAATACGTCAACATGATCACGGTCTCGGCGATCGCGACGCTGCTGTTCCTGGGCGGCGGCGACGGGCCGTTCGTCCAGCAGGTCCCGTGGCTGACCATCCTGTGGTTCGTCGTCAAAGTGGGATTGCTGCTCTTCGGTTTCATCTGGCTGCGCGCGACGCTGCCGCGCTTGCGTTACGACCGCCTGATGGCCTTCGGATGGAAAGTGCTGCTGCCCGTCGCCATCTTGAACCTGCTCGTCACCGCGACGCTGGTGGCGCTGGGAGTCGTGCATGCTTAA
- the nuoG gene encoding NADH-quinone oxidoreductase subunit NuoG codes for MSDAASKKMVKIVIDGQSLSVPDGTLVVEAAKLLGTQIPVYCYHPKMEPAGLCRICLVEIEKFPKLQIACATRVSEGMVVHTMTPAVAEARKGVLEFLLLNHPLDCPICDKGGECDLQDFTMEYGPGASRLTEPKLHKPKRVDLGPTIVLDEERCILCRRCTRFDAEIAQERNLVVVERGVDSLIATRDGSEYTSYFAGNTTEICPVGALTSKAYRFRARPWDLGHADSVCTQCSVGCNYRIDSRFGRIMRTYTRENDRVDGGWICDRGRYTFNYLYEPTRLRKPLIRRDGRLQETTFAEAIAFAARRLSDAAREKRVGVIGGGRLSDEEAFALQHFARTVLGTNNIDHRVHQQKFASPARFGAQLTDIDDASLILVFGAITPEQAPILDLRIRRAVARHHAKLVFVGPHRPEFFVPFRHIEYAPAEIVGLMEQLADTVHHGKEAGGGFVSELAQLFVKAEKIVAIHNGRNPGAIAALEHLVEILRQFDHQAGILVVGATGNARGAEAAGCLPNLLPGYVVADHAGMTTGEMLAAAASRKLDALLILGANPALTFPDGLLARKALASVPFLAVADQALTETATYAHVVFAAASFAEKFGHVTNLEGRRQAFRQAVEPPVGTADDAQILAALAAEAGQADALSSDPDVLFARLREAESKGADGKGPLARPKVEDVSGFRSEHYIGSGEQFAIFQVPHLYAGGGASAHDPGLAPMRPRPFAILNPADAAALGVQADDRVTLSGRGGAIDVEARVSASAPPGVALVSADMPEAPVNKLLDASGSGTASVAKSKLASEVSA; via the coding sequence GTGAGCGACGCCGCCTCGAAGAAGATGGTCAAAATCGTCATCGACGGCCAAAGCTTGAGCGTGCCCGACGGCACGCTTGTCGTCGAGGCCGCGAAATTGCTGGGCACGCAGATCCCGGTCTACTGCTATCATCCCAAGATGGAGCCGGCAGGGTTGTGCCGCATCTGCCTGGTCGAGATCGAGAAATTCCCGAAGCTGCAGATCGCCTGTGCGACGCGCGTCAGCGAGGGCATGGTCGTGCACACGATGACGCCGGCGGTCGCCGAAGCGCGCAAGGGCGTTCTCGAATTCCTGCTCCTCAATCATCCGTTGGATTGTCCGATCTGCGACAAGGGCGGCGAGTGCGATCTGCAAGATTTCACCATGGAATATGGTCCGGGCGCAAGCCGCCTCACCGAGCCGAAGCTGCACAAGCCGAAGCGCGTGGATCTGGGTCCGACGATCGTGCTGGACGAGGAGCGCTGCATCCTGTGCCGGCGCTGCACGCGCTTCGACGCGGAGATAGCCCAGGAACGCAACCTGGTGGTCGTCGAGCGCGGCGTTGATTCGCTTATCGCGACCCGCGACGGCAGCGAGTACACTTCGTATTTCGCCGGCAACACCACCGAGATATGCCCGGTCGGCGCGCTCACGAGCAAGGCATACCGCTTCCGCGCGCGCCCCTGGGACCTGGGCCACGCCGATTCGGTGTGCACGCAGTGTTCGGTCGGCTGCAACTACCGCATCGACTCGCGCTTCGGCCGGATCATGCGCACGTATACCCGCGAGAACGATCGCGTGGACGGGGGCTGGATCTGCGATCGCGGCCGCTATACTTTCAACTACCTTTACGAACCGACGCGCTTGCGCAAACCGCTGATCCGGCGCGACGGCCGGCTGCAAGAGACGACGTTCGCCGAGGCGATCGCCTTCGCGGCGCGCCGCTTGTCCGACGCTGCTCGCGAAAAGCGAGTCGGCGTCATCGGCGGCGGCCGGCTCTCCGACGAAGAGGCCTTCGCGCTTCAGCACTTCGCGCGCACGGTGCTCGGCACCAACAACATCGATCACCGGGTGCACCAGCAGAAGTTCGCGTCGCCGGCTCGCTTCGGCGCGCAATTGACGGACATCGACGACGCTTCGCTGATCCTCGTATTCGGCGCGATCACGCCGGAGCAAGCGCCGATCCTCGACCTGCGCATCCGCCGCGCTGTGGCGCGCCATCATGCCAAGCTGGTGTTCGTCGGACCGCATAGGCCGGAGTTTTTCGTGCCCTTCCGCCACATCGAGTACGCGCCGGCCGAGATCGTCGGCCTGATGGAGCAGCTCGCCGACACCGTGCACCACGGCAAAGAGGCCGGCGGCGGTTTCGTTTCGGAGCTCGCGCAGCTGTTCGTCAAAGCGGAGAAGATCGTCGCGATCCACAACGGCCGCAACCCCGGCGCGATCGCCGCGTTGGAGCACCTGGTCGAAATACTGCGGCAGTTCGACCACCAGGCGGGCATCTTAGTGGTCGGCGCCACGGGCAATGCGCGCGGCGCCGAGGCCGCCGGCTGTCTGCCCAACCTTCTTCCCGGCTATGTGGTCGCGGATCATGCCGGCATGACGACCGGTGAGATGCTGGCCGCGGCGGCAAGCCGCAAACTCGACGCGCTGCTGATCCTCGGCGCCAATCCGGCGCTGACGTTTCCGGACGGACTGCTGGCGCGAAAAGCTCTTGCAAGCGTGCCGTTCCTCGCGGTCGCCGATCAAGCGCTCACCGAGACGGCGACCTACGCGCACGTGGTCTTCGCGGCGGCTTCGTTCGCAGAAAAATTCGGACACGTCACCAATCTTGAGGGCCGCCGCCAGGCGTTTCGGCAGGCGGTCGAGCCCCCGGTCGGAACGGCGGACGACGCGCAGATCCTCGCGGCGCTCGCCGCCGAAGCGGGCCAGGCGGATGCGCTCTCCAGCGATCCGGATGTGCTGTTCGCGCGCTTGCGCGAGGCTGAAAGCAAAGGCGCCGATGGCAAGGGTCCGCTCGCGCGGCCGAAAGTCGAGGACGTTTCCGGATTTCGCTCGGAACACTACATAGGTTCCGGCGAGCAGTTCGCGATCTTTCAAGTACCCCACCTATATGCCGGCGGCGGTGCGAGTGCGCACGATCCTGGGCTCGCGCCGATGCGCCCCCGGCCGTTCGCCATACTGAATCCAGCCGACGCGGCGGCGCTCGGCGTCCAAGCCGACGATCGCGTCACGCTGTCCGGACGCGGCGGGGCGATCGATGTCGAGGCGCGGGTCTCCGCCAGCGCTCCGCCGGGCGTCGCGCTGGTGAGCGCGGACATGCCCGAAGCTCCGGTCAACAAATTGCTCGATGCGTCGGGCTCGGGCACGGCCAGCGTCGCGAAGTCCAAACTCGCGAGCGAGGTCTCTGCGTGA